The Streptomyces sp. R28 region TGCCCCACCCGGTGCCCGACCGCGGACGCCCCGGCGGCGCCCGTGGCGAGGGTGAACAGCGCGGTGGTCGCACCGAAGACCCCCTGGTCGCCGAAGCGCCGCCAGTTGGCCAGCAGCATCAGCAGGGGTACCGACAGGGCCAGCGCGCCCAGGGTGCTGCCGGTGACCGCCAGCGCGGCCGACGCCAGCACGGTCCCGGCGCAGATCGCCGCGAACTGCTGCGCGGCCCGCAGCAGCGAGCTGTACACGGTGGCCTGCACCAGGATCAGCGCGACCCAGGACGCCATCAGGGCCATCGGATCGCCCAGCCACACGCTGCCCACGAGCCAGGCGAGCAGTGCCGCGCCGCCGCCTTGAGCGACTGCACGACCAGGTCCCGCTCCCGTCCCGGCCCACGCCAGGCGGCCCCGGCGGCCCTGCCGACGGAACCCGCTTCCCGCCGTAGCGCGTCGGTCACACCGGCACGCCCGAGCGCCCGCTGTCGTACCGATTCCACAGCCCGGGTGCCCGGGCCCGCAGGCCGCCGCACCCCATCGGTCACACGGGTCATCCGCTGTGCGTGTCCGCGCCGCCCGGCACGTCGGCCAGGGGGCTGTCCGCCAGGGCTGCCAGCAGGTGGGCCGGATCCTCGTAGACCGCCTGCGCGCCCGCGTCCAGCAGGTCGGCGCGGGGGATGCCGCCGCACAGGACGCCCACACAGCGCACACCGGCCTGAGTGCCGGCCCGCATGTCCCACACGGTGTCGCCGACGAAGACCGCGCGCTCGGCGGGCACCCCGGCCAGTTCCAGGGCGTGCTCGACGGGCTCCGGTGCGGGCTTGCCCTCCTCGACGTCGTCGGCGCTCGCGGTGGCGGTGATCACGTCGTCCGCGGAGATCGCCCGACGCAGCGCGGACAGCTCCGCACCCCCGGCCGAGGTCGCGAGGACGACCCGCCAGCCGTTGCGGTCGAGGCGCCGCAGCAGCCGGCCCGCGTCCCGCAGCGGGGGCAGCCGGTCGAAGTACTGGCCGTACAGGGCCTTGTGGGCGGCGCTCAGCTCGGCGTCCTGGTCCTTGTCCCGGTCGTCGCCGAGGAGGTGGGCGATCAGATCGGTGGAGCCGAGACCGACGGCCCGGTGGACGGCGTGCATGGGCACCTGGTGTCCGGCCTGCCGGAAGGCCTCCCACCAGGTCGTGACGTGGAGGTGGTTGGTGTCGACGAGGGTTCCGTCGACGTCGAACACCGCCGCCCGTTCCATGTGTGTCGCCCCTTCCTGGTCTGGGCCGCTTCCGCTCCTGGCGCACGAGTACCACGTCAGGCGCCCGCCACTCGGGAAGGTGTCCGGCCCTCGTGGGTCCAGGCCAGCAGCTCGTCCCTGCTCCAAGTGGTGACCACCCGCTCGGCGGGCACCGCGCACTCCTTGGCCCGGGCACAGCCGTACCGCTGCCAGTCCAGCTGACCGGGCGCGTGCGCGTCGGTGTCGATGGCGAACAGGGTGCCCGCCGCCACGGCCAGGCGCAGCAGCCGCCGGGGCGGGTCGAGCCGCTCGGGCCGGCTGTTGATCTCCACCGCCGTCCCGGACTCGGCGCACGCGGCGAACACCTCGTCCGCGTCGAACTCCGACTCGGGCCGCCCACGCCCGGTCACCAGCCTGCCGGTGCAGTGCCCCAGAACGTCCGCGTGCGGATCGCGTACGGCGGCGACCATGCGGCGGGTCATCGCGCGGGATTCCATGCGCAGCTTGGAGTGCACGGACACCACCACGACGTCGAGCCGCTGAAGCAGCTCGGGTTCCTGGTCGAGCGAGCCGTCCTCGAGGATGTCGCACTCGATGCCGGTGAGCAGCCGGAACGGCGCCCAGGTCGCGTTCAGCTCCGCCACCACGTCCAGCTGCTCGCGCAAGCGGTCGGCCGACAGCCCGCGGGCGACGGTCAGCCGCGGGGAGTGGTCGGTCAGCGCCGCCCACTCATGTCCGAGCTCGGCCGCCGTCCGCCCCATCTCCTCGATCGGGCTGCCGCCGTCGGACCAGTCGGAGTGCAGATGGCAGTCCCCGCGCAGCAGCTCCCACAGCTGCCGCCCGTTCTCAGGCGGTGCGGCAGCCGCGGACCTGCCCTCCAGGTCCGTCAGATAGCCGGGCACCTGACCGGCCAGCGCCTCGCGCACCACCTGGGCCGTCTTCGGACCGACGCCCCGGAGCGACTCCAGCGTCCCTGCCTCGGCCCGCGCCCGTACCTCGCCCTCGGGCAGCTCGGCCAGTACCCGGGCGGCCGTACGGAAGGCACGTACGCGATACGTCGGCGCCAGGGACCGCTCCAGCAGAAAGGCGATCCGGTTCAGCGCCTGGACGGGATCCATCGCCACCTCCCCCTCCAGGGTTCCCCGGCGCCGGCGCCCCCGCACGGCGGCGGACGGAGGCGTGGACGACCTGGAGGGGTCGTCGACGCGGATTGCGCTCTACGCTCGATGCATGACCGAAATCGCGAGCCCGCACATTCCAAACCCGCGGATCATGGTGCTCGGGGTTCAGCCGGGCACGCCTCCTTTCCGCATCCTGGAGATCGACGGTGAGGTCGTCGGCCAGGCGAAGACCGTCACCGACGTCCTGGAGGCCGCCGCCGCCTTCGGCATCACGGTCCATGATCTGGATGACCCGGACGTGGTCCGCTGGGTCGGCGGAGACAAGTTCACCTGGCACCACCACTAGCCGGCCGGGTCAGCCGACCGTCCACTTCTGGTTGGCGCCGCCCGTGCAGGTCCATATCTGCAGCCGAGTGCCGTTGGCCGCGTTGTCGCCGGTCACATCGAGGCACTTGCCGGCCTGCGGGTTGACGATGTCGCGCGCCGCGGAGACCGCCCATCTCTGGTTGGGGCCGCCGGTGCAGTCCCACAGCTGGACCATCGAGCCGTCCGCGGTGCCGTTGCCCGTCACGTCCAGGCACTTGCCGAGCGCCCGGAGCGTTCCGTCGGCGCCGGCGGTCCACTGCTGGGCGGCGGAGCCGTTGCAGTCGTAGAGCTGTACGGGCGTGCCGTTGGCGGGGTTCGCCCCGGCCACGTCCACGCACTTCCCGGCCAGTCCCCTGATCGCGCCGCCGGTGGCAGGGTCGCCGGTCGTCACCGAGACGTGGTCCACGACCAGTTGCTGCGGAAAGACCGTGGATCCGTCCGGGTCGCCCGGCCAGTAGCCGCCGACCGCGAGGTTCAGGATCAGGAAGAACGGCTTGTCGAACACCCAGGTCCGTCCGCCCAGGTCGGCGGGTGTGCGCCGCTGGTAGACGTTCCCGTCCACGGACCAGGTGATCGAGTCGGGCGCCCAGTCGACGGCGAAGGTGTGGAAGGCGTCGGCGAAGGCCTGCCCGTTCGGGAGGGAGTAGGCGGCCCCTATGCCGCCCGACCCGGAGTAGCCGGGTCCGTGGATCGTGCCGTGCACGGTCGAGGGCTCGAAGCCGACGTTCTCCATGATGTCGATCTCGCCCGAGTCCGGCCAGTTCACCGGTGTGCCGAGCATCCAGAACGCGGGCCACATGCCCTGCCCGCGCGGCACCTTCAGCCGCGCCTCGACGTGCCCGTACTGGGCGGTGAACTTCCCGGCGGTGTTCAGCCGGGCCGAGGTGTACTGACAAGTGCCGTACCAGCACTGGTAGTTGGCGGGGTTCTCGCGCCGGGCCGTGATCACCAGGTGGCCCTGGCCGTCCAGTGCCGCGTTCTTGTTGCCCGAGGTGTAGTACTGCCGCTCGTGGTTGTTGACGTTGTCGCCGGTTTCGATCTGCCACTTCGACGGGTCGGCCGCGGCACCGGCGGGCCCGTCGAAGCTGTCGGAGAACGTCACCGCGGCGGCCGTGGCGTCCGGTGGTTCCGCCTGAGCGGGTCCGATCGCGGCGGACGCGACCAGGACGGCCGGCAAAGCGGCGAGGAGACACATGCGGAGCGGGCGTAGCAGGCGTGGGGCGGCCATCGTGCTCCCTTCCGTACGGCGACCCGGTGGGCGGGTGCACCGAGCGAGGTGGGGGGAGGGGGGAAGGTGTCGCCACTTGATTTAAGGAGTGAGGTAAGGGGCCGTCAATACTTTGGTACAGACCAGAAGTCGAGCGTGTGCGATCGGCTCCGCCCGGCACGATTCGTCCGCCGCCGAAGTGTTCGGTTTCTAGGCTTCTCGCCATGAACGCCGCACACCTCGGTGAGCTGCTCGCCGTCCTGGGCGCGGGCATCGCCGCCGGTGCCGTCAACGCCGTCGTCGGCTCCGGGACGCTGATCACCTTTCCGGTCCTGCTCGCGACCGGCCTGCCGCCCGTCACCGCCACGGTCTCCAACGCGCTCGGCCTGATCCCGGGCTCGATCAGCGGAGCCATCGGGTACCGCGAAGAACTCCGCGGGCAGCGCCGGCGCATCGTGAAGTGGGGCGCCGGCGCCCTGCTCGGCGGACTCACCGGCGCCACGCTGCTGCTGGCCCTGCCCGCCTCGGCGTTCGAACGGATCGTGCCGGCCTTGGTGGGACTCGCCCTCGTGCTGGTCGTTCTCCAACCGCTTCTCGCCAGGAAGGTGCGCAGCCGCCGCACCCGCAAGGGGCGAACCGTACGTCCTGACGGCGGCCCCCTGCTGCTCGTCGGACTGACCCTGGCCAGCGTCTACGGCGGCTACTTCTCCGCTGCCCAGGGCATCATCTACGTCGCCCTGATGGGCATGCTCCTCGACGACGGCCTGCAACGCCTCACCGCCGTCAAGAACGTGCTCGTCGCCGTGGTCAACTCCGTCGCCGCGCTGTTCTTCCTCGTCGTCGCGGACTTCGACTGGACGGCCGTAGCTCTTCTCGCGGTCGGATCCGCGGTCGGCGGCCATCTCGGCGCCACGACAGGCCGCCGCCTGCGCCCCTCCGTCCTGCGCACGCTCATCGTGGCGGTCGGCACGGTGGCCGTCGTCCAGTTGGTGCTGCGCTAGGGATGGCCGAGCGTGCGTGGCGGCGTTCCCTCCAACCACGCAAGGCTCGCCAACTATCTGACCTTGATGATCGCTTTTCCGAACGGGCTGGCCGACTCGTAGTACCGGTACGCTGCGACGGCTTCCTCGAACGGGAACACTCGGTCGATGACTGGTCGGAGCCGATGCGTGGCAATGACGTTGTTCATGGAGATGAACTGGGCTCGGCTACCGACGGCCAACGCCCGGACCGTAGCGGCGACGCCGAACAGCAGACGGGGATCGACCGGTGGCCAGTTGCCGGAGACGGATCCGACGAGGGCGATGTGTCCGTCGACGGCGAGCGACTTCAGCGACTGCTCCAGCGTTCCGGCGGTGTCGACGACGCGGTCGACCCCTCGCCCGGCGGTGAGTTCGCGGGCGGTGGCGTGCCAGTCGGGAATGTCGCGGTAGTTGACGACCTCGTCGGCGCCCAGATCGCGAAGGCGTTGTTCCTTGTCCGCGCGGCTTGTCGTGGCGAATACTCTCGCGCCCAGAAGTTTGGCGAACTGCACCGTGAACAGCGACACGCCCCCGGAGCCCGTGGCCAGTACGGTCTGTCCGCGCCGAACTCCGCGGCCGTCGCCGGTCAGGGCGTTCCACGCCGTGACGGCGGCGCAGGGAAGAGTCGCCGCCTCGGCATAGGAGAGGTGTTCGGGGATGGGCACGAGCGCGTCCTCCGGGAGGACGGCCAGCTCCGTCAGCATTCCGTCGAGCGAGCCACCCAACTGCGGCAGGTATGCCGGTTCCAGCGGGCCGTCCAGCCACCGTGGGAACAGTGCGGCGGTGACGCGGTCGCCCGGGCGCACCCGCCGGACACCTGGCCCAACAGCGACGACCTCGCCGGCACCGTCCGAGACCGGTATGACGTCCGGTTTGACGGGCAGCGCGTACTGCCCCCGCAGCACCAGAAGTTCACGGAAGTTGAGCGAGGTGGCGTGGACCGCGACCGCAACCTCCCCTTCCCCGGGCGTGCGTGGTTCGTGCGTGCGCAGCGACAGGCCATCGATACCGCCGCCGGTGCTGACGCGGTAGCTGCGCACCAAGGATGGGAGTCTCGCCGTCATCGCGGTCATCCTTCGATGAACTGGTAGTCGCTGACGATGCGGCCGTCGGGGCCGAGAACGAGGATCTCCAGCCCGACGCCGGCGACCTCACCACCGCCCCGGGGTGCCATCTCCCAGTGGAACTTGACGACGTCGCGGAGCCGGTCGGTGTTGCCGCGCGACCGGAAGACGAAGGTGCCCGGCGCGACGAACTCCTCGTAGGCGCGCGTGACCCGGAACTCCAACGCGTGGTGCCCGCGTGCCTCCAGGACGAGACGATCGAAACCCAGCCCTTCAGCGGTCTGCAGGATCTCCTTGGGAGGCTTTAGCACATGGACCGCGTCGGCGGACCACAGCTCGCGAATCGCGGTGCGGCGGCGCTCCGCATCGGGTTCGTTCCACACGGCAACGTAGCGGTCGGTGAGGTCGTGGACGTCAATATCGGCCATGGCTGTTCCCTAAGAATGGTCGGCGGTCCGGGAGGACCGGGTGTGGCTGATGGCTGTTTGTCGTTGATGACTCGAGGTGAATGGCCGCCCGGTTCTCCGGGACGCTCCGACCACTGATTGAGAACTGCGGGCATCGCTGGTTAGGGACCTGTCGGCGGGGTGTTCTTCGGGCCACGAGATGCTGGTCGCGAGGGATACGGAGCCACGAACTTGAGCTCGTCGCAGACGCGGATATGGGTCGGCATCGATGCCGGCAAGGGTCACCACTGGGCGGTGGCAGTCGACACCGACGGCGAGACGCTGTTCTCGACAAAAGTGATCAACGACGAGGCCCAAATCCTCACGCTCATCGAGACCGCCCGCGAAAGGGCGGACGACGTGCGGTGGGCAGTAGACATCTCCGGCCGTGCCTCGACCCTGCTGCTGGCTCTCCTGATCGCGCACGGCGAGCAAGTCGTCTATGTACCGGGCCGCACGGTCAACCGCATGTCCGGCGCCTACCGCGGAGAGGGCAAGACCGATGCCAAGGACGCGAAGGTCATTGCCGATCAAGCCCGCATGCGCCGGGACTTCGCTCCACTGAACACCCCGCCCGAGGTCGTCTCCACCCTCCAGCTGCTGACGCGTCACCGGGCCGGCCTGATCGCCGACCGGGTCCGGCTCGTCAACCGCCTCCGTGACCTGCTGCTGGGCATCTGCCCCGCTCTGGAACGGGCCTTCGACTACTCCGCGGCCAAGGGGCCCGTTCTCATGCTGACCGAGTACCAGACCCCGGCCGCCCTGCGGCGAATCGGCTTCAAGCGGCTGACCACCTGGCTGGAGCGGCGAAAGGTTCGCGGGGCCGCAGAAGTCGCGGCCAAGGCCGTGGAGGCCGCCCAGTCCCAGCTGACCGCGCTGCCCGGCGAGAAGCCGGCCGCCAGGCTGGTCTGCGAGCTCGCCCACCAGCTCCTGGCCCTGGACGATCGGATCAAGGACAACGACCGGGAGATCCGTGAGACCTTCCGCGCCGACGACCGTGCCGAGATAATCGAGTCCATGCCTGGCATGGGGCCGATCCTGGGCGCCGAGTTCGTCGCCATCGTCGGCGACCTGGCAGGCTACAAGGACGCTGGCCGCCTCGCCTCTCATGCCGGCCTTGCTCCGGTCGCCAGGGACTCCGGTCGGCGCACCGGCAACTACCACCGACCTCAGCGCTACAACCGACGCCTGCGGCACATCTTCTACATGTCGGCGCAGACCGCCATGATGCGGCCCGGACCGTCGAGGGACTACTACCTCAAAAAGCGATCCGAGGGGCTGCTGCACACCCAGGCCTTGCTCGCGCTCGCCCGCCGCCGGGTCGACGTGCTCTGGGCCATGCTGCGTGACAAGAGGCTGTTCACCTCCGCCCCGCCGGTCACACAGGCGGCTTGACAGGATCATTGAGATTCCCCTCGGTTGTGCATGGTCGGCGTGTCACAACGACCGTGCTGCGTCGGCCGTCGCGTGGCAATTCCCCGCAGGGAATCGCCGATCAGCAGCCGGGCGGGATACACAAGAGGGGTGATCAGCGAATCGAACAGAGGCGGACTTGCCGGCGCGTTGCGTGAATGGCGCACCCGGCGACGCGTCAGCCAGCTGGAACTGGCCATGCGCGCCGGAACCACGCAGCGGCACGTCAGCTTCATCGAGAGCGGACGGTCGGCCCCTGGCCGATCAATGATCATCCGGCTGGCTGAATCCCTGGAGGTGCCGATCCGCGAGCGCAACGAACTCCTCCGTGCGGCCGGATTCGCACCGGCCTACCCGCAGACCCGCATGGACGACCCCCAGCTCGAACCGATCCGCACCGCCCTCGAACGGATCCTGCAGGGCCATCTGCCGTACCCGGCGGTGGTTGTCGACCGGCACGGCGACCTCCTCTCGGCCAACGCCGCCTTCCATGCGCTCACCGCCGGCGTGGCCCCGCATCTGCTCGTACCGCCGGTGAGCGTTCCCCGGGTGCTGCTGCATCCGCAGGGCCTGGCGCCACGCATCGTCAACCTCGACGAGTGGGCGTGGCACATCATCGACAGCATCCAGGCCGAGAGCGTGCGCAACCCGGACGACCAACTCCAACGCTTGGCCTCCGAACTCATCGACCTGGTACCACTGCGTCCGCGCGAGTCACCGCACCACCTCGGCTTCGCCGTACCGCTGCGCCTTAGGGCACATGATCCGGACGACGACAGGGAGCTGACGCTCATCACCACGCTCACTCACTTCGGCACCGCCATCGACGTCACCATCGCCGAACTACGACTTGAGGCGTTCCTGCCGGCCGACGAAGCGACCGGCGCCATGCTGGCCGAACTCGTCAAGCGGTAACCGACCTGCCCGGCCCAGCCCCGCGCAGCGACCAAACCCTCAACCCGTCATGCGCTCGCTCACCGGCTGCTGACGGCCGTCGTCGGCGTCGAGGTCGACCGGCACCGCCCTGGTGACGGTGGTGTCGATCTGCACTGCCGTCTGGTGTGCACCGAGGTTGTCCAGAACGACGGTTCCGTCCAAGGCGACCGCGACGTGCTCGCCTTGTCGGAGCTAGGCCTTGTCGGAGCGAGGCCCTCGGGCGTGCACCGCGCGGCTCAGTCGCCGGCCCAGCAGGAGGTAGCCGATCAGGGCTCCGCTGGTGTTGAGGATGACGTCGTCGATGTCGAAGGCGCGCCCAGTCACCAGCGCACCCTGCGCGAACTCGACGAGAAGCATGACGGTCGCCGTGAGCAGAAGTACGCGCAGGACACCGCGTGTGCGTGGGGCGACGACGGGGACCAGGATGCCGAACGGAACGCCCAGCAGCAGGTTCCCGCCGATCTGCCGGAAGGCGTCGCGCAGTTCGGGCTGGTCCAGATAGGCCCGCAGGGAGCGGCCCGGATGCAGGTTGGTGTGGGTCAGGGCCTCCGAGGCGGGGGAGGGCTGGAGAGTGAGCTTCGCCAGGACGACGGCGAAGGCGACCATGAACGCGAAGGCGCACAGCATCGCCAGGAGGCGGGCCAGGAAGCGCAGGGGGTTCTGCCTGGGACGCGGAGTGCGCCGGGGCTTGGCGGCGCGCTCGGATTTGGCGGCGCGCCCGGACTTGGCCCCGCCTGTGGGCTTCGCGCCGCCTGAGGATTTGGCGCCGTCCGCCGACTTGGCGGCGCCGGCGGTCTTGGAAGTGCCGGGGCGTATCGCGGCGCGCGAACGTGAGGTTCCACGGGCCATGCGGTCCTCCAGTCTTCAACTTCCCTTTGTAGTAAGGCGATTACCCAGGTAGCCCGATGAGATGCCGCCCGCGCCGCTCCCGGTCACGGCTGCCCGCGGTTTCCCTTCATGCTGTCGGGGCACTCCGGCCGGAGACCCGCGCGTGCCGCCGCCTCTGTCGCCCAGGGCGGTGTTTGGATGACGCGGAACGGAAGTGACGGAAATAACGGACTCCGGCCCGAGGAGGTGGCGTATGGACCGGCGTACGACGCTTCTCGCCACGGCCGAGTTCCTGGCCTGGTGGGCCGCGCTCGCCGTGCTGTGGCTGGTCCTCATCAGCACCGTGGACACCCTGGAACTCGCGGTCGGCGCGGGCGCCGCCGCCATGGCAGCGCTCGCGGCCGTAGCCGCACGCCGGGCGGTGACCGGACGATGAACGGCTGGCTCCTCGCAGCGACCGTCGTACTCGGCGGAGGAGTGGGCGCCACCCTCTGGGGCGTCGCCACCGGACCGCTGCGGCGCCGGGTGGTGGCCCAGAACCTGTCCACCGCCCTGGCCTGCCCCGGACTGCTCCTGCTCGGCCAGGGTTACGAGCGCCCCTCGTACGTCGACCTCGCCCTGGTCCTCGCCCTGCTCGGCCCCGTCGGCACCCTCGTCTTCGCCCGCCTGCTCGCCGACGAACTGGCCGACGACCCGCCGCGCGCCCGGGGCCTGACCTGGGCGGCCGCAGGTCTTGCCGCGTCGGTGGTCCTGGCGCTGTGCGTGGCGGCCGGGCCGAGCAGGGCGATGGTGAAGCTCCTGCTCACGGGCGCGCTCCTGATCGGCGGGAACATGGCCGCCTCCCGTGCGCTGTCCGGCGGTTTCGCGGGGGTGCGCGGTGGTTGACGCGGTCATCGTCATCGCGCTGGTGCTCGTAGCCGTCTGTGCGACTGCGGCGGTGGCCGTCCGCGACCCGGTGCGCCAAGCTCTCGTGCTCGCCGTCCTCGGCGTCGCACTCGCGGTGCTGTTCACCTCGGTGCAGGCGCCCGACGTCGCCCTGTCGCAACTGGCGGTCGGCGGCGCCCTCACCCCGCTGCTGCTGCTCCTGGCCGTCCGCAAGGTCAAGCGGCGCAAGGGGCGGGAGCGATGACCCCGCGCACCCGGCTCGGCCTTGTCCTCGTCGGCGGCGTCGGCCTCGCCGCGCTCCTCGTCGCCGCCTGCCTGCGGCTGCCGGACTTCGGCGGCGACAGCCACCCGTACGGCGACCGCGCCGTGCACGAGGCCCTCGTCCGCCGCACCGCCAACTCCATCGCCTCCGTCAACTTCGACCAGCGCGCCTTCGACACCCTCGGCGAGATGACCATCCTGTTCGCGGCCGTCGTCGGCTGTGTCGTCCTGCTGCGGCAGACCCGCGACGAGCACCGTGCCCGACCCGAACCCGCCGACGTGGCCCCGCCGGTACGCCGCTACGCCCTGATCGTCCTGCCGGTCGCCCTGGTCACCGGCCTCTACGTCATCGCGCACGGCCAGCTCAGCCCCGGCGGCGGCTTCCAGGGCGGCGTCGTCGCCGCGACCTCCCTGCACCTGCTCTACCTCGGCGCCGACTACCGCGCCCTGGAACGCGTCCGCCCGGTCGGCCTGTACGAGGTCGGCGACGCCGTCTCGGCCTCGGCCTACCTTGTCACCGGCCTCGCGGGCCTCATCGCAGGAACCACGTTCCTCGCCAACACCCTGCTGCCGTACGGCACGTTCAACACGCTGTCCTCCGGCGGCACGGTGCCGCTGCTGAACGCGGCCATCGGCATGGAGGTCGCGTGCGCGGTCGTCGTGCTGCTCGCCCGCTTCCTGGACCAGGCCGTCGAGATCGAGGAGGAGAGCGGAAAGTGAGCGCGCCGTGATGGATGTCC contains the following coding sequences:
- a CDS encoding Na(+)/H(+) antiporter subunit B produces the protein MVDAVIVIALVLVAVCATAAVAVRDPVRQALVLAVLGVALAVLFTSVQAPDVALSQLAVGGALTPLLLLLAVRKVKRRKGRER
- a CDS encoding NAD(P)-dependent alcohol dehydrogenase, translating into MTARLPSLVRSYRVSTGGGIDGLSLRTHEPRTPGEGEVAVAVHATSLNFRELLVLRGQYALPVKPDVIPVSDGAGEVVAVGPGVRRVRPGDRVTAALFPRWLDGPLEPAYLPQLGGSLDGMLTELAVLPEDALVPIPEHLSYAEAATLPCAAVTAWNALTGDGRGVRRGQTVLATGSGGVSLFTVQFAKLLGARVFATTSRADKEQRLRDLGADEVVNYRDIPDWHATARELTAGRGVDRVVDTAGTLEQSLKSLAVDGHIALVGSVSGNWPPVDPRLLFGVAATVRALAVGSRAQFISMNNVIATHRLRPVIDRVFPFEEAVAAYRYYESASPFGKAIIKVR
- a CDS encoding HAD family hydrolase encodes the protein MERAAVFDVDGTLVDTNHLHVTTWWEAFRQAGHQVPMHAVHRAVGLGSTDLIAHLLGDDRDKDQDAELSAAHKALYGQYFDRLPPLRDAGRLLRRLDRNGWRVVLATSAGGAELSALRRAISADDVITATASADDVEEGKPAPEPVEHALELAGVPAERAVFVGDTVWDMRAGTQAGVRCVGVLCGGIPRADLLDAGAQAVYEDPAHLLAALADSPLADVPGGADTHSG
- a CDS encoding lectin, which encodes MAAPRLLRPLRMCLLAALPAVLVASAAIGPAQAEPPDATAAAVTFSDSFDGPAGAAADPSKWQIETGDNVNNHERQYYTSGNKNAALDGQGHLVITARRENPANYQCWYGTCQYTSARLNTAGKFTAQYGHVEARLKVPRGQGMWPAFWMLGTPVNWPDSGEIDIMENVGFEPSTVHGTIHGPGYSGSGGIGAAYSLPNGQAFADAFHTFAVDWAPDSITWSVDGNVYQRRTPADLGGRTWVFDKPFFLILNLAVGGYWPGDPDGSTVFPQQLVVDHVSVTTGDPATGGAIRGLAGKCVDVAGANPANGTPVQLYDCNGSAAQQWTAGADGTLRALGKCLDVTGNGTADGSMVQLWDCTGGPNQRWAVSAARDIVNPQAGKCLDVTGDNAANGTRLQIWTCTGGANQKWTVG
- a CDS encoding IS110 family transposase — protein: MSSSQTRIWVGIDAGKGHHWAVAVDTDGETLFSTKVINDEAQILTLIETARERADDVRWAVDISGRASTLLLALLIAHGEQVVYVPGRTVNRMSGAYRGEGKTDAKDAKVIADQARMRRDFAPLNTPPEVVSTLQLLTRHRAGLIADRVRLVNRLRDLLLGICPALERAFDYSAAKGPVLMLTEYQTPAALRRIGFKRLTTWLERRKVRGAAEVAAKAVEAAQSQLTALPGEKPAARLVCELAHQLLALDDRIKDNDREIRETFRADDRAEIIESMPGMGPILGAEFVAIVGDLAGYKDAGRLASHAGLAPVARDSGRRTGNYHRPQRYNRRLRHIFYMSAQTAMMRPGPSRDYYLKKRSEGLLHTQALLALARRRVDVLWAMLRDKRLFTSAPPVTQAA
- a CDS encoding PHP domain-containing protein, whose translation is MDPVQALNRIAFLLERSLAPTYRVRAFRTAARVLAELPEGEVRARAEAGTLESLRGVGPKTAQVVREALAGQVPGYLTDLEGRSAAAAPPENGRQLWELLRGDCHLHSDWSDGGSPIEEMGRTAAELGHEWAALTDHSPRLTVARGLSADRLREQLDVVAELNATWAPFRLLTGIECDILEDGSLDQEPELLQRLDVVVVSVHSKLRMESRAMTRRMVAAVRDPHADVLGHCTGRLVTGRGRPESEFDADEVFAACAESGTAVEINSRPERLDPPRRLLRLAVAAGTLFAIDTDAHAPGQLDWQRYGCARAKECAVPAERVVTTWSRDELLAWTHEGRTPSRVAGA
- a CDS encoding VanZ family protein is translated as MARGTSRSRAAIRPGTSKTAGAAKSADGAKSSGGAKPTGGAKSGRAAKSERAAKPRRTPRPRQNPLRFLARLLAMLCAFAFMVAFAVVLAKLTLQPSPASEALTHTNLHPGRSLRAYLDQPELRDAFRQIGGNLLLGVPFGILVPVVAPRTRGVLRVLLLTATVMLLVEFAQGALVTGRAFDIDDVILNTSGALIGYLLLGRRLSRAVHARGPRSDKA
- a CDS encoding sulfite exporter TauE/SafE family protein, with the translated sequence MNAAHLGELLAVLGAGIAAGAVNAVVGSGTLITFPVLLATGLPPVTATVSNALGLIPGSISGAIGYREELRGQRRRIVKWGAGALLGGLTGATLLLALPASAFERIVPALVGLALVLVVLQPLLARKVRSRRTRKGRTVRPDGGPLLLVGLTLASVYGGYFSAAQGIIYVALMGMLLDDGLQRLTAVKNVLVAVVNSVAALFFLVVADFDWTAVALLAVGSAVGGHLGATTGRRLRPSVLRTLIVAVGTVAVVQLVLR
- a CDS encoding monovalent cation/H+ antiporter complex subunit F, which codes for MNGWLLAATVVLGGGVGATLWGVATGPLRRRVVAQNLSTALACPGLLLLGQGYERPSYVDLALVLALLGPVGTLVFARLLADELADDPPRARGLTWAAAGLAASVVLALCVAAGPSRAMVKLLLTGALLIGGNMAASRALSGGFAGVRGG
- a CDS encoding MnhB domain-containing protein — encoded protein: MTPRTRLGLVLVGGVGLAALLVAACLRLPDFGGDSHPYGDRAVHEALVRRTANSIASVNFDQRAFDTLGEMTILFAAVVGCVVLLRQTRDEHRARPEPADVAPPVRRYALIVLPVALVTGLYVIAHGQLSPGGGFQGGVVAATSLHLLYLGADYRALERVRPVGLYEVGDAVSASAYLVTGLAGLIAGTTFLANTLLPYGTFNTLSSGGTVPLLNAAIGMEVACAVVVLLARFLDQAVEIEEESGK
- a CDS encoding helix-turn-helix domain-containing protein, whose translation is MISESNRGGLAGALREWRTRRRVSQLELAMRAGTTQRHVSFIESGRSAPGRSMIIRLAESLEVPIRERNELLRAAGFAPAYPQTRMDDPQLEPIRTALERILQGHLPYPAVVVDRHGDLLSANAAFHALTAGVAPHLLVPPVSVPRVLLHPQGLAPRIVNLDEWAWHIIDSIQAESVRNPDDQLQRLASELIDLVPLRPRESPHHLGFAVPLRLRAHDPDDDRELTLITTLTHFGTAIDVTIAELRLEAFLPADEATGAMLAELVKR